GAAGGTAACTGGTAGGACCACTGAACCGAGTGGTGTAACTGTGTTTCCCGAGCCGTAGAATGGAGCTCTGCTAGGGGTGAGCATGTTGGAACTGTCCAACCCTATCTTCTTTGGAGTACTCgcgaaaagcaggttgaggccgctcccgccatcgatgaatACTCGGGtcagctgtgagcccgccatgaTAGGATCGAAtacgagcgggaattttcctggctcgaagaagctggtccattgatcatccctggagaaggagatcgagacctcgctgtatctcggAGGCTTTTGCGTGGCAGGCTTTACAGATAGGATTTCACGTAGGGTCAACTTCTGTGTGCGCTTGGAGGGAAACCCACCGTCTccaccgaagatgatgttgatgacattcttcGAATCCTGGAAATCTTGACCCCTCGACTTGTCCCCCTCGTCGTTGTCCTCCTGGTCCTTTCACTTTCTGGCTTGGGGAAGCGGAGGAGagttgagtgacttgcggaggctgacgcactcgaagagtGTATGTCGAgacttcgggtgcatcgggcattgtttgtgcaggACTTTCTCAAACTGTGCTTCATTGCTCCCAGACTTCTTGCCACGCAAATTGCACTCGACAGCCGTGACTTCTTGTTCTGGTTTGCGCTTTCGGGgattccccgagtggttccgttggcccttgtcgaagtggttgttgtcgttgccctgcttgtcgctgttgcgcttggggaagcggccGTTCTCCTCATCTTCCTGGTCcgcccaccgtgccatcatgtcatgTAGCTCCACAACAGTAGTCGGATGGTTGCGTCTAAAGTtgtggtacgtgtgcttcgagaagagtccattctggaagcagcggataACGTCGTCATCGGTGATATTGGCAATGGTGGTGCGCATCTCGAGAAATGCCAGGTGTAGGACCTCaaggtctcgttcatctcctaCTTGACCTGGGACAAATCTTGGCGAGTGCctgctctgatcatggatccctggaagttgtcgatgaaggtccgcttgaggtcctcccaggagtcgatggagtttggtttgaggctttcaagccaagtgaggggtgCGGATTCCAAAGCTACCGGAAAGTAGAGtgccttggtggagttggattcCCCTAAGACCTCGACGGTAATGGAGTAGCAATGAATCCATTAGCGCGGGTCCTACatgccatcatacttgggggTTCCGATTGGTTTAAAATCCTTGGGATAGGATTTTTCAATGATGTTGGAGGTAaaggtggggaagcggtcgttATCGTCCTCGTCGTGGTACCTGTCCGTACAGTCTCGTCTCCTTGCCTCAATGATGCACCGCGCATCATGGCCATTGTTGATCTTCTGCCTAAGATTGATCGTGGAAGCGTCGTGAAGGCTAGCCTCGGGTGGAGCTTCGCCTTGAGGCCTTGTGTCGCGTCGGTTGGGAGGTTGGCGAGTGGATTTTTGTACCTCTTGCTCGATGTTGCCACACGCAGACTGCTGGCCCTGGTGGCGCTGGCAATTGTCATTCCTCTAGTACCCGAGGCCTCCTCCGGGGTGCGACTGATTTGCACAGTgtcaccatggcgctcagacctcgagggcatgttccgagtggaagacattgaatgttgcccatcgagttgcacgagtgcGCGCTGGGTTAGATACTACAACCTTTGTATCTAGGGGTTGGGTGAtagttgttgagctaggagtgcTACTTCTGCAATGGCACCAATCGATGTGCGATACTCCCGATCCGCGGCtgctgcaaaagcgttgttgaggttcctttggtacATTAGGTTACGAGCGCGGTTTTCCGTGTTCCGCCTGCGCTGGGCGCGCTTAGCGTTCTTCAACCGCCGGATCCTTCTATGCTCCTCATTCTCATCCTGGGAGGCGTCGCCCGTACGCTCATCGGCAGACACGTCCGTGAGTAGTTCATCACCGTATTCGGGATCCGGCACATCGTCATCCGCGTTGCgaagggaagccatgtagacttgaggATCCGGTGAGTTGTCAGCTGTATGGCTATACTCGAGTAGCTCGGTGCTACCGTCTCCCTCTTCCAAGATGGGAGAGAGAAGTTTGCCCTCCTAGAAGGGCAGTTCCTGAGTGAAGGCTACAAGGCTGGAGTCGTAgtcgagtagttcggagggctctaagcccttccagtacacgaaacggccttgcggcgtagatgttatggttaaacccagatgaTTGCCCAAGAATGAGTCGGGGTAGTCATCAGGTTGTGAGTGGTTGTCGAGAGCGGGGGGGCCCCGACAAGTGGTGGCTCCCTTGTCTCTGGGTCCTCCTTAGCTCTGGCTTCAAGGTGTAGTACTAATCGACGAGTACTCATCGTTGaaatccgagtagttgtcgaaaacgGGGGGCCCCGATAGGGGGTGGCTCCCATGTCCTTGAGTTGAGCAAAacatctaagtcctcctccaagtcggagaaggacttggattGTGTGGTCCCCTCAGATTGGTTTGAATCCGATCCGACTAGCTCTGGTGCAACAAGAGTGGAAGTCGCATcgaaaacggacatcttttcAATTTGTCTGACTAGAttggggagcagcaactcgtcaaggttgtcgatgaactcgtcgaggtcgctgTGTCGAGTTAGTATAGAAGCCTTCGGCTTATTGGAGtcgactaggtggctgttgaaaccatccaagccgttggcgacgcagatccaggagctcaagataaaagttgtgccctcgtcgagcacggtgctggtgaagctgagagatgccatcgaCTTCTCcaatggatgctcgatgaacacccctacctagcgtggcagttgtcggtgttttaccgccacgcccactgagggatacccccgaggtggtgagtttgtaggcagggtgtcaccgagatcaggaactcgaaggtgcaaggaacacaaagtttagacaggttcaggctgcTGAGAGCAAAATACCCTACATcatgtatggtttgtattgccttaaggtgatcgggtgatcttctgtttggagtaggtccctgtccgcccttatatagtttgggaggATAGGATTACATAGAAGTCTTAGTCGGATACGAGCCTAGAAGTCCTACACAAGTACTTTTCAGGTAGTTTCCCAtcatctccgactagttttactactgtatgagtagtcctactacactacgagtagttataacagatgtagggtgtgggccatatcccatcccttatccatGCACAGTCTCgtggctccgggtctgacagcaAGGTCTCGTTCTTGTGTTCCCAAGATTTATTCATGCCTATATAAAAAATGTCAACTACTTATGGAAGCATGCACATTTTTTGGCTAGATAAAACATATTAGTaaaaatatatacatatacatatgtATGAAATAAGAGGTAACATCTTTTACAGAAAAAGTTTGAGCTCAACAttaaccttgttcatcagaacTATAATATTGAAGAATTTGATGATAGTGATTGGAACATATTTATATAGTTGCAAATAAGGTGCCCTTATAATAATTCGTGAAGTTGACcccgcctctctctctctctttgtgCACGTTCAAAATAACTATAGTGCTACCTTCATTCCAACTATGCTCCTAGTGGCACGGCTGCATTGTCTCATCTTGTGAAGTCTGAACTTTCAACGCTACCAAACTGCCTCACGAAGTTTGTATGTTGTAGTATATACGTAATCAAGTATGGCTCGAAAGGTACGATACAAAGTATATTCGGCTGATGTCAAATGTATGGTATAAACAATAATGGCACACATTTGAACATAGATAGGATTTCAGATTCTCAACCATTACTTTTCTTATTTCTGAGGAGTCACATACGTTGGCATGCAAACTTTATTATAGAAGTACAACTCATAAGGAATTTAGAAGAGGGTAGAACCAACGATGGGTTGCTGCCACAAGGAGGCGGGACTCGTCAAAGCCAGTTGGTTGACTAGCTGTTGTTGCTGCCAGAAGGCGGCGGGGTGAGCCACGGCAAGTGGGTTGAATGGCAccaactgctgctgctgcaagaAGGCGGCAGAGTTCGCAACAGctagttggttgaatggaagcAGTTGCTGCTGCAAGTAGGCAGCGGGGTTCACCATGGCTAGCTGGTTGATCTGTTGTTGCAAGTAGGCGGCGGGGTTCGCCAGGGCTACCTGACTGAACGGTGATAGAACGCGTTGTTGCTGTGCCGCGATGCTCTGTACTGTCAGCTGGGCCAAAGATTGCTGCTGCAGTAAGGCTGACTGTTGCTGTAAGAATATTGCCGATGATGGTAGGATGCTGGCTGCAAGTGCCTGTTGTAGCCTGTAGGACTGCACAATCGGGTGCTCATATCCGACGGCTGCAATAGGTGAGAGGTACTGTGGAACAGTGGCAGCGGAGGCGGCTAGTGAGCACTGCGGAATAATGACCGCAGTGGTAGCGCTCACTAAGAGAGCAAGGAGTGCAAGGAGGGAAAATATCTTGGCTGCCATGCTCGCTCTAAGAGTTACTTAGTGGGTTTCAATTTCTATGTTGCTAGATTGTCTTAGTGATAGGGTGATGGATTACCTGCACATATAGGGCCTATTTATACACATGAGAGTCCATATAGCTTTAGCAAGATTTGTTGCTTTTGCCTCGCAAATTGTTATCCAGATAAGATAGAGATGACATGGTATCTAGTCGATTTTGGCATATAGTGATAAATCCACTTGGATTGGCGGTATGTGTTGGCAAGACAGCTTGCACTTAATACACATAAAAAGCAACTTCTTTCTTTTGGCATTGTGTTGATATATGAGTGACAACAGCATGGTTGGTTCACCTTTAAGCCTATGAAAGCCTTAGGCATAAGAATATGGGTTCCACTTGATGGTGAGCTGGTACAGTTGTGATTTGGTGATGTGGATCCAAATCATATTGAGCTTAATTTGTCATCTACCTATCCTCCAATTGCGATTCCTCCTGGATGAAAGGGTTAACGCACTAGCTCCAGGCGAAGTTATCAAGTTCTTAGGATGTGGAATGAATCAGATGTTCTAGCTCGCTAATTTACCATTAAAACCAAACTTGCTTACACTATTTTATAGAAAATAAGATATGGAGAGAATAAAGTATCAGTATATCACACATGTACATATGGTAGTTTATGACAATAACATATAAAATATCAGACGAAAAATACAAAAATTCAATAAATAgaaataaataattaatatatatataaataatttaTTAATAAACTTTAAAGTTGGCCTTACTAATTGCTAGGGAAACTGGCGAATAATACCTGTTTTTATCCTAACTTCGTTCTTTGCTCCCGGTGGATGTTATCTAGCACTTGGCTTATGCATCTTTTTTGAAAGGAAAAGGAAGGATGAAGTTTGTTTAATACTCAAACAACAGGATTGTCCACGCTTACACACTATTTTGTTGACACCAGTGAGAAACCTTACATTTGCTATTTTAATGTACGAAGTGATTAAGGAATTATCATATATATAAAGATTGAGTCAACCACTAACATTTCTGCATGTAAATACTAACCTATGATAGTATGATTGGTTAAAAATTTACTTTTGAAGAAACCATCCATTATATTGGCACTACCAGACAACTGACTTCTAGTACCGGGCGGGAACCTCCGGTCAGTACCAGTTCTGCGCCCGGTACATATTGGTTGGTACTAAATGGGCATGCATTTAGTACCGGGCGCAATGCCCGGTATTAAACAGCAcacatttagtaccggctggtaaCACCAGCCGGTAACAAATAATTTCAAGCCAAAAAATAAAGGAAAAAATACAACGAACCCCCGGGAGGCCCGATCTTGATCTGCATCCGCATGTTCTCGTTGGCTCTATCATATTTTCTCAAGCTCATAATATTTTGATGTTGTAGAGGAGCGCCGAGGGCCGAGGTGGCAGGGCCTTCATGGCACTACACATGCTAGTGGCAGTATGGTGCCATGGCGCGGAGCGTGATGAGCCCTGCGGTTTGGGAATTTATTTCATCTACTTGACTACCTGTAATAACTGAATCTAAACTTAATTTGCCAACTAATGGGCGGATGCACCACTTGATCCGGGACTCCTCGAGGCTGGTCACGGTGATGTCGCACCAGACGACGATGCCGTCGCCGGCGCCCTCCCCGCCCCGTAGCGCCACCCTCGGCTCCTCCACCGTGGCCACGTCCACGGTGCCGGCGGAGGACCAGCGGCCGCGGAAGCGGTGCGGCCCCATGGCCGTGCCGAACGCCCGGTTCCCATCACCGTCGAGGATGCTCACCCTGTACGCAGCGGTCACGTCCTGTGACAGGGCGGGAAGGAGCCTCCACCAGGGGTCGCGGGCGCCCCGAAGCATGAGGTCCACAGagacgcggccggcggcgtcggAACTAGCGAGGAGGCCCTGGGGTAGAAGTGGAGCTGCCACTCGTGGCCGCCAACGCCGAATGGCGCCGACTCGATGCGCTGCCCGGCGAGGGCCGCCGTATCGACCGCGGAGTAGCGGTCGATCAGGTGCAGGTCAAGGTTTTAAATAGGCGGCTATAGATGCCGTTAAAGCCGGCTACAGCTGTTAGAAAGGGCAGCCGCTATAATATTTAACCCGCTAAATGCCGGTTATAGCCCGCTAAACGCCGTAACGGCAGCTCTACTGCTAAACGTCTTAGCCGGCGATTTAAAACCATAGTGCAGGTACGCGCCAGTGTGCTGCTGCAGCCGGGTGGAGGAGAAGGAGAGCGCCTCCCGCGTGCCCCGCCACGCGGCGCCGAGCATCCGTAGCATCGTCGGGAACGACGACGCCATGGCAGGCCGACGGGAGGAGATGGATCTTGATGAGTTGGTTGGTCCACGGGCTGGACCCTTGGACGGCTGGTACACCATTTATATTCCAAAAAAAACAAGGTGAATTGCTTGCTTGGTCGTTTCAGGCGAGGACTCTGAATGCAATTGGAAGCTCCTGCAGCACGATGTTTATGTGGAAACACTTCTGGCCAGTTCTTGACAATGACAAGGTGGGCCTTCCATTGGACACCAAGTTCACGtagcgacggcgggcggcggcggagtcccGCTCAGGCTCAAACAACGCCTCGCCTATATACTACCTCGCATCACATGCCTGCAGATCGCCCAAGGCACATTGCCTCGTGGCGCGGATCGACATCAGCGGTAGGTAACATGGCGGCGCAAGGCAGCTCCGATGTGGCTGTCAGAGATCGCCGGAGGGACGTTGCTGCCCgcgacgccggcgagctcaagaAACACACACGCACACAGCTCACACGAACTGGAACACGATGAACACCGTCACGTTTTGTGCCGCAAAACTTAGCAGCCCTTTTTCACCCTTGATCAATGCTTATAAACCAAGGAAGGAACTACAACTAACCGGAGACTTTTGCTCCGACATGCACGCCACGTTCTTCATCGGTGAGTGCCATCCCAAACACTTGGAACGTGGCGCACGACGCGCTCACTCGCGAACCCAGCGCAAGTCAGAGCACCACAGCCTGCATGGCCTAACAACCTGCCATGTGCTGCTAACTAACAGACCGAAAAAACTGAGCACAAGAATTATTCAACAGTGGCGACGGCGACGGGAGGGGTTGTCGCCGAGGTGGGAAACCACCCTGCTGGTGCACCCTTTTAAAAGACCCACCGTAGATGTCAACCCGCGATAGACCCTACTCTCCCTAGCAAGAAAATGCATTGaagggcggcagcggcagcggaggGCGCGGCCGCCCGCCGGCGGGGATAGAGGATGCCGCAGGAGACCGTGGACTGGATCCTGTCCCGGTCTCCCGGAAGCGGCAGGTCCTCGAGCAGGAGGACCCGGACGAGTACAACCTGCCATGTGCTGCTAACTAACAGACTGAAAAAACTGAGCACAAGAATTATTCAACAAATCTCCTCCTAAGTCTTGTGCATGATTACTACTTACACTCTTGAAGGCTGATCTTGGTACAGAGCTCCAGGAACTTGTTCTTGGAAAGGGGCTTTGTTAAAACATCTCCCAACTGCTCGTCGGTTCTGATGAAGCTCACCTCAATCTGCCCATTTTGTGCATATTCCCGGATCAGATGAAATCTTGTGTCTATATGCTTACTCCGATCATGATGCACAGGATTCTTCACAAGAGAGATTGTGGACTTATTGTCCACCTTGAGCACAGGCTTGTTCACCAGTGAATCCAAGATTTCAGATAACAGCCGTGCTAACCATACTCCCTGACAGGCAGCTGTTGCAGCAGCATTATACTCAGCTTCACAACTTGACAATGCTACAAACTTTTATTTTGTTGACTGCCAACTAATGGGACTTTCCCCAAGAAAGAAAATCACTCCAGAGGTGCTTTTTCTACTATCAACATCTCCTGCAAGATCACTATCACTATAGCCCAGGAGCACAGGTTGATCTCCCTTCTTCCTTGAAAATTTGAGTCCCCAATCTCTAGTACCAGCAATGTATCTCACAATGTGTTTAATTGCTGCTAGATAATCCTCATGTGGCTCCTCCATGAATCTACTCACATACCCAACTGAGAAGGCCAAATCAGGTCGAGTATTCACCAAATATCTCAAACTTCCCACCAAGCTTCTTAGCATCAACTCAAGGGCAATCACTGTCCCTGCTCAATTTCAGCTTTGCTTGCATAGGAACATCACAAGCATTGCATTCCACCATGCCAGACTTCTCCAGAATTTTACCTGCATAGCTTCCTTGAGACAGAGTGATTCCTTCTACTCCTTGCTTTACTTCAATGCCCAGATAGTAGGTGAGTAATCCTAGATCACTCATCTTGAATATTTCTATCATTTGTGTCTTGAACTTCTTGATACTATTGCAGCTGGCCCCTGTGATAATCAAATCATCCACATAAACCCCCACTACCAGCCTCTCAGAACCAGCACCCCAACAGTAAATTGCATGCTCATATGGACATTTCTTGAACCCAAGAACACCTAGCTTATCATCTAGCTTTTGATTCCAGGCACGAGGTGCTTGATGCAAACCATATAAAGCTTTGTGTAGTCGGTATACCTTGTGTTCTTGCCCTGCTTGGGCAAATCCCAGCGCCTGTTCCACGAACACCTCTTCTTGCAGGTCGCCATTCAAGAACGCCGTCTTGACGTCCATGTGGTGGACCTCCCAGCCCTCATGAGCAGCTAGGGCCAAGAGCAGCCGCACTGCCTCCATCCGCACCATCGGTGCAAAGACTTCATCGTAGTCGATGCCGTGGCGCTGTGCGTACCCCTTCACGATGAGCCGCGCCTTGTGCCTCACCACCGCGCCGTGCTCGTCCCTCTTCaccttgaacacccacttgagCCCAATGGCACGCCGGCCTTGTGGGAGCTCAGTGAGTGTCCACGTGCGGTTCTCCTCGATCGAccgcagctcctcctccatcgcCCGGTGCCAGTACGCCTCCTTCTGCGCCTGCGCCAAGGACGCGGGCTCCTCCGCACTGACCGCCAGAAATCTGCCATCACCAAGATCACGAACGGCATAGCCCGGCGCTGATCCCGGTCCCACGACATCATCCATTGTACGGAACCGCAGCGGTGCGTCGTCGTCGTGGTCGGCGTCCAGCTCATCGCCGTGAAGTGGTGGAGGCGTCACGAACTGGATAGGAGATGTCGATGCCGGAGGTGTCAACGTCTCGGCAGGGGGCGTTTCCCGGCGTTGCTGCTTCCTCTCTCTGCATCTCCTCCGAATCACCACGTGCGTACCTAGTGGTGAACTCGACGGTGAAGGTGTTGTCGATGTTCCCAGCCGCCGTGCCGGCTTCCTGGTCATGGGACCAGTCCCACTGTGCCTCCTCGTCGAAGACCACATCCCTGGTGATGTGAACACGACGCGAGACAGGGTCATAAGCTCTGTACGCCTTGGTTCCCCGCTCGTAGCTGATGAAGATCATCTTGCGCCCATGATCCTCCAGCTTCTTGAGGTGCGGAGTCGTGTTCCGCAGATAGACGATGCAGCCGAACGTCTTCAGGTGATGGACCGCCAGCTTCTTCCCATACCAAGCTTCAAACGGCGTCATGCCCATCACGCTCTTGGTCGGGCACCGGTTCAGAATGTAGATCGCGGTGTTCACCGCCTCACCCCAAAACCAGCCCGGCAACCCCTTCGCCTTGAGCATGCTCCGGGCCGTCGCCACCACCGTGCCGTTTCGCTGCTCGACGACACCATTTTGCTCCGGGCTGTAGGGGGCAGTGAGCTGCCGTCGCACCCCTTCAGCTGCACAATACTCCGCGAACTCAACCGAGGTGAATTCGCCACCCCGATCGGTCCGGAGCACCCCCAGCTTCAGGCCTGACTCCGCCTCTGCACGTTCCTGGAACATCTTGATCGCCGCGGCCGCCTGATCCTACGTCGACATCACTGACAGCCACATGAAACGGCTCTTGTCGTCCACCAGCAGCAAGAAGTACCTGCCGCCACTCGGTGTCACCGGCGAAATGGGCCCGCAGAGGTCACCATGCAATATCTCCAGTGTGCGCTCGGCCTGGTACTGCGCCACCGCCGGGAACGGGTTCCGCCGCTGCTTGCCGGCGAGACAAGCATCGCACAGCTTGTTCACCTGCTCGATCGATGGCAGGCCACGCACCATCTCCTCCCGCGCCAGCTTCCGTAGCGCTTTCATGTTGACGTGGCCCATCCGTGCGTGCCAGCGCCAAGTCTCCTCCTTGCCGCGTGCCTCAAGGCACACTGGCCATGCAACGTCGAGGTCGAGCACATACAGTCGGTCCGGCCTGCGCGGCACCCGCGCCAGCAGCCTCCGGCTCTGCTCACGGATCCTCAGGATGCCGTTGTCGATGTTGATCTTGTACCCCGCCTCATCCAGTTGCCCGAGGCTGATGATGTTCGACGTGAGGCGGGGAATGTAGTAGACGCCAGCGAATGAGCGGTGCTCCCCGTTCTTGCAGTTGAACAGCACCGTCCCACAGCCTTCGATGCTCGCTACCGAGCCATCTCCAAAGCTCACGGACCCGCGCACCGCCGTGTCCAACTCCGCGAACGCCATCCGAGCGCCCGACATGTGATTCATCGCCCCGGTGTCGAGCACCCACGATGTTGTGTTCCGGTGCATGAGCACCTTGTGCTCGACGAGCCGCACCTGGGAGCCGGATCCCGCGGCCAACCTCGCCGTCACCGCACCAGACGGCGCGACCGCCGCTCGAAGTGGATCTGGGCGTGCTCCTCCTGGTGATGCCGATGTCGCAACCGGGAGAGTCACCGTGGTCGCCGCTCCGGGTTCCTCCTCGGGCCTCCCGCCCAAGGGACCAGCCGGCGCCGATGTTGAGCCATCGACAACCAGCGCGGTGGAGATAGAGCTGCAGCGGGGAGGGGGAGAAGTGGCGTTGACCTCACCAGATGCAACGAGGCCTCCTCCTCATCTTGGATGACGTGGGCCTGCTCCTTCTTGGGCCGAGATGGGCAATCTCGGGCCCAGTGGCCAGTCTTCCTGCATCGCCGGCACTGATCCTTCCCGATCTTGGCCAGCCCAGTTGATGAGGACGACCCGGAATCGCCACCGCGGCCTCTTCCGCGTCCACACCTTCCTCCCCGGCGTGCAGAGCTCCCGCCCGCACCGCCGCTGGAGATGTTCTCGGCCTCCCGCTGCTTCCGACGGGCGTTCCACTCCTCCTCCGTGAGGTACAGCTTGCCGTCGTGGAGCAGCGAAGACGGCGGTCCCTCGAACGACTCCTCCGTCGCCTTGAGTCGCTCGGTCAGGTTCGCCACGGAGAGCGTGGATGTGTCGAGGAGCGTGCGGATCACGACCACGATCTGCTTGAACCGCGGCGATACACTCCGCAGCATCTTCTCCACGATCTTGCTCTCCAACAGCACCTCGCCGAGAGTTGCGAGGGAAACCTGCATGCCGGTCAGACGA
Above is a genomic segment from Panicum hallii strain FIL2 chromosome 8, PHallii_v3.1, whole genome shotgun sequence containing:
- the LOC112902923 gene encoding zein-alpha PMS1-like gives rise to the protein MAAKIFSLLALLALLVSATTAVIIPQCSLAASAATVPQYLSPIAAVGYEHPIVQSYRLQQALAASILPSSAIFLQQQSALLQQQSLAQLTVQSIAAQQQRVLSPFSQVALANPAAYLQQQINQLAMVNPAAYLQQQLLPFNQLAVANSAAFLQQQQLVPFNPLAVAHPAAFWQQQQLVNQLALTSPASLWQQPIVGSTLF